One Prunus dulcis chromosome 8, ALMONDv2, whole genome shotgun sequence DNA window includes the following coding sequences:
- the LOC117612216 gene encoding mitotic checkpoint protein BUB3.2 isoform X2 produces the protein MTAVPPPAPGRELSSPPSDGISNLRFSNHSDHLLVSSWDKTVRLYDASANVLRGEFKHGGPVLDCCFHDDSSGFSAGADNTVRRLVFSSSKEDILGRHDAPVRCVEYSYAAGQLITGSWDKTLKCWDPRGASGQERTLVGTYPQPERVYSLSLVGNRLVVATAGRHVNVYDLRNMSQPEQRRESSLKYQTRCVRCYPNGTGYALSSVEGRVAMEFFDLSEASQTKKYAFKCHRKSEAGRDIVYPVNAIAFHPIYGTFATGGCDGYVNVWDGNNKKRLYQYSKYPTSIAALSFSRDGRLLAVASSYTFEEGDKPHEPDSIFVRSVNEIEVKPKPKVYPNPPA, from the exons ATGACAGCTGTCCCTCCGCCGGCGCCGGGCCGCGAGCTCTCCAGCCCCCCTTCCGACGGCATCTCTAACCTCCGCTTCTCCAACCACAGCGATCATTTGCTCGTCTCTTCATGGGACAAG ACCGTCCGATTGTACGACGCCAGCGCCAATGTGCTGCGAGGAGAGTTCAAGCACGGCGGTCCCGTACTCGATTGCTGCTTCCACGACGACTCTTCCGGCTTCAGCGCCGGCGCCGACAACACTGTTAGACG GCTCGTTTTCAGCTCTAGTAAGGAAGACATCCTAGGAAGGCACGATGCACCAGTGCGGTGCGTTGAGTACTCTTATGCAGCAG GGCAGTTGATCACTGGTAGTTGGGATAAGACACTCAAGTGTTGGGACCCCAGAGGTGCAAGCGGACAGGAGCGTACTCTTGTTGGGACGTACCCACAACCCGAACGTGTTTattctctttctcttgttGGAAATCGGTTGGTGGTTGCAACAGCAGGAAGACACGTCAATGTCTATGATTTGAGAAATATGTCCCAGCCTGAGCAACGGAGGGAATCTTCGTTGAAGTATCAAACTCGATGTGTGCGCTGTTATCCTAATGGAACAG GTTATGCTCTTAGTTCTGTTGAAGGACGGGTTGCGATGGAGTTTTTTGATCTCTCAGAGGCTAGTCAGACCAAAAA ATATGCATTCAAGTGTCACAGAAAATCAGAGGCTGGAAGGGACATTGTCTATCCAGtaaatgcaattgcattccACCCCAT CTATGGCACTTTTGCTACTGGAGGTTGTGATGGCTATGTGAATGTATGGGATGGGAACAACAAGAAGAGGCTGTATCAG TACTCAAAGTACCCAACAAGCATTGCGGCACTTTCTTTTAGCCGAGATGGCCGCCTATTGGCTGTGGCTTCAAGTTATACATTTGAAGAGGGAGATAAACC CCACGAACCAGATTCCATCTTTGTTCGAAGTGTAAATGAGATAGAGGTCAAGCCAAAGCCAAAAGTGTACCCTAATCCACCAGCATAA
- the LOC117612216 gene encoding mitotic checkpoint protein BUB3.2 isoform X1, producing MSPSLLKQANRPLILNLKEPLDHKITFVSLLFSSIFQTAFPLSFLSHHSPSPTTLSTLQNSKTLKHTRTQTLSLSLSPSNSAMTAVPPPAPGRELSSPPSDGISNLRFSNHSDHLLVSSWDKTVRLYDASANVLRGEFKHGGPVLDCCFHDDSSGFSAGADNTVRRLVFSSSKEDILGRHDAPVRCVEYSYAAGQLITGSWDKTLKCWDPRGASGQERTLVGTYPQPERVYSLSLVGNRLVVATAGRHVNVYDLRNMSQPEQRRESSLKYQTRCVRCYPNGTGYALSSVEGRVAMEFFDLSEASQTKKYAFKCHRKSEAGRDIVYPVNAIAFHPIYGTFATGGCDGYVNVWDGNNKKRLYQYSKYPTSIAALSFSRDGRLLAVASSYTFEEGDKPHEPDSIFVRSVNEIEVKPKPKVYPNPPA from the exons ATGAGCCCAAGCTtgttgaaacaagcaaatcgTCCCctcattttgaatttgaaagaaCCTCTGGATCACAAAATCACCTTCGtctctctcttgttttcttccatttttcaAACCGCCTtccctctttcttttctctctcatcacTCTCCATCTCCAACGACACTCTCAActcttcaaaattcaaaaaccctaaaacacacacgcacacaaactctctctctctctctctctccgtccAATTCCGCCATGACAGCTGTCCCTCCGCCGGCGCCGGGCCGCGAGCTCTCCAGCCCCCCTTCCGACGGCATCTCTAACCTCCGCTTCTCCAACCACAGCGATCATTTGCTCGTCTCTTCATGGGACAAG ACCGTCCGATTGTACGACGCCAGCGCCAATGTGCTGCGAGGAGAGTTCAAGCACGGCGGTCCCGTACTCGATTGCTGCTTCCACGACGACTCTTCCGGCTTCAGCGCCGGCGCCGACAACACTGTTAGACG GCTCGTTTTCAGCTCTAGTAAGGAAGACATCCTAGGAAGGCACGATGCACCAGTGCGGTGCGTTGAGTACTCTTATGCAGCAG GGCAGTTGATCACTGGTAGTTGGGATAAGACACTCAAGTGTTGGGACCCCAGAGGTGCAAGCGGACAGGAGCGTACTCTTGTTGGGACGTACCCACAACCCGAACGTGTTTattctctttctcttgttGGAAATCGGTTGGTGGTTGCAACAGCAGGAAGACACGTCAATGTCTATGATTTGAGAAATATGTCCCAGCCTGAGCAACGGAGGGAATCTTCGTTGAAGTATCAAACTCGATGTGTGCGCTGTTATCCTAATGGAACAG GTTATGCTCTTAGTTCTGTTGAAGGACGGGTTGCGATGGAGTTTTTTGATCTCTCAGAGGCTAGTCAGACCAAAAA ATATGCATTCAAGTGTCACAGAAAATCAGAGGCTGGAAGGGACATTGTCTATCCAGtaaatgcaattgcattccACCCCAT CTATGGCACTTTTGCTACTGGAGGTTGTGATGGCTATGTGAATGTATGGGATGGGAACAACAAGAAGAGGCTGTATCAG TACTCAAAGTACCCAACAAGCATTGCGGCACTTTCTTTTAGCCGAGATGGCCGCCTATTGGCTGTGGCTTCAAGTTATACATTTGAAGAGGGAGATAAACC CCACGAACCAGATTCCATCTTTGTTCGAAGTGTAAATGAGATAGAGGTCAAGCCAAAGCCAAAAGTGTACCCTAATCCACCAGCATAA